One genomic segment of Paenibacillus xylanexedens includes these proteins:
- a CDS encoding MATE family efflux transporter translates to MTAISSTKESLRSDAKDLNLIRLTWPIFLELFLFMLMGSVDTLMLSSVSDNAVSGVGAANQIISIAILVLEVIGHGAAIVVAQYIGSKKLSEAAQVTGNAITLNLIVGLVLSGIFLLFGGHLLSLLNIQGEIYDFARSYINIVGGGIFLQALINALAATIRTHGYTKETMYVAVFMNVIHVVGNYALIFGHFGLPKLGVEGAAISTVGSRFICLLIFFWLLYRVSEVRVDFEYYIKLSKKFIGKILRIGIPSAMESMVYHSCQLVFTLYVTYLGAEAMATKQYAGNISSYIYLFSMAIGMGTSIIVGRLVGARRKDDAYKRVFDSVKWALLATVIIDVIIIFFRVPLMSIFTDNPEIIKLGAQVILLSLLLETGRTCNIVIIGSLRAAGDAKFPVYMGLISMVCMSLPLGYLLIFKLHLGLAGVWLAIAADEWTRAVIMYFRWKSRAWEKHELVEHDDEEVGAQPVPAV, encoded by the coding sequence ATGACAGCAATATCCTCAACCAAAGAGTCCCTTCGTTCTGATGCCAAGGATCTGAATCTGATTCGACTTACATGGCCTATTTTCCTGGAACTCTTCTTATTTATGTTGATGGGGAGCGTGGATACGCTCATGCTCAGCTCGGTATCCGATAATGCGGTCTCTGGCGTTGGAGCAGCCAATCAGATTATTTCTATCGCTATCCTTGTATTGGAAGTCATTGGACATGGTGCTGCGATTGTAGTGGCACAATATATCGGATCGAAAAAGTTAAGTGAAGCAGCACAGGTTACAGGTAATGCGATCACACTGAATCTTATCGTAGGTCTGGTCCTGAGCGGAATCTTCCTTCTGTTCGGAGGACATTTGTTATCACTCCTGAACATTCAAGGCGAAATTTATGATTTTGCCCGTTCGTATATAAATATCGTTGGTGGCGGTATCTTCCTTCAGGCGCTCATTAATGCGCTGGCTGCGACGATTCGTACACATGGTTATACCAAAGAAACGATGTATGTCGCTGTATTCATGAACGTGATTCACGTTGTTGGTAACTATGCATTGATCTTTGGACACTTCGGCCTTCCGAAGCTTGGAGTGGAAGGGGCAGCAATCTCTACGGTGGGAAGCCGGTTTATCTGCCTGCTGATCTTCTTCTGGTTGTTGTATCGTGTGAGCGAGGTACGGGTGGATTTTGAATACTACATTAAGTTGTCCAAGAAATTCATTGGCAAAATTCTGCGGATTGGCATTCCGTCTGCGATGGAGTCCATGGTATATCATTCCTGCCAGCTCGTGTTCACGCTGTATGTGACCTATCTGGGCGCAGAAGCCATGGCAACCAAGCAGTATGCGGGTAATATCTCCAGCTATATCTACTTGTTCAGCATGGCGATTGGTATGGGGACATCGATCATTGTAGGCCGGCTTGTAGGTGCGCGGCGCAAGGATGATGCGTACAAACGTGTTTTTGACAGTGTAAAATGGGCCCTTCTGGCCACGGTTATCATTGATGTAATCATCATTTTTTTCCGTGTGCCTCTGATGAGCATATTTACGGATAATCCGGAAATTATCAAGCTGGGGGCTCAGGTAATTTTGCTCAGTCTTTTGCTCGAAACCGGACGTACCTGCAATATTGTTATCATTGGTTCCCTGCGTGCGGCAGGGGATGCAAAGTTCCCGGTATACATGGGGCTGATCTCCATGGTCTGCATGAGTCTGCCACTCGGATATCTGCTCATATTCAAGCTTCATCTGGGGCTCGCTGGTGTGTGGCTTGCCATTGCGGCGGATGAGTGGACCCGCGCGGTTATTATGTACTTCCGCTGGAAGAGTAGAGCCTGGGAGAAACATGAATTGGTGGAGCATGATGATGAAGAGGTTGGTGCACAGCCGGTACCGGCTGTCTGA